A genome region from Dickeya chrysanthemi NCPPB 402 includes the following:
- a CDS encoding cytochrome c552, whose translation MYSSGTFFFCLFSLALLFVLVNRLWHYRLTYLSGISVLVLLGWGYIFQGDYIIPVVVFLSFYIIVTLKEKGWLKTWQAVTLTLLPLLLVKLHLNNHWGMIGLSFMTFRAIDVLLYRTQKDGRNFLHYFCYLFMPLVIQAGPMYRWRSWITDIKKPDFRLTREQFLPAMEQIFIGIIQKFLFAMLIDNLVIQSWSHRPFTLSVGVVMSAAYSAYLYFDFAGYSNMAIGAGRLFGLSLPANFNMPILAKNPQDFWRRFHISLSEWLRDVVFMPIYMNLMKIDFFRQNKTLAQNIGIFCTLFCMGAWNGLERHYIISGALFGAISVAHNMLQWSAKRSPTLSNWLHYPVIVFLGRMLTLASAAVSLYIFSGMSPL comes from the coding sequence ATGTATAGCTCCGGAACATTTTTTTTCTGCCTGTTTTCATTAGCACTGTTGTTCGTGCTGGTTAATCGGCTATGGCATTACCGGCTGACTTATTTATCCGGCATTTCTGTGTTGGTGTTATTAGGCTGGGGATATATTTTCCAGGGTGATTATATTATCCCCGTGGTAGTTTTCCTGAGCTTTTATATTATTGTGACGCTGAAAGAAAAAGGCTGGTTAAAGACCTGGCAGGCCGTTACCCTGACGCTGCTGCCGTTGTTGTTGGTGAAATTACACCTGAACAACCATTGGGGAATGATTGGCTTATCATTTATGACGTTTCGCGCCATTGATGTATTACTGTATCGGACTCAAAAAGACGGCCGGAATTTCCTGCATTACTTCTGCTATCTCTTTATGCCGCTGGTGATCCAGGCCGGCCCGATGTACCGCTGGCGGTCGTGGATAACGGATATTAAGAAGCCGGATTTTCGGCTTACCCGTGAGCAGTTTTTACCTGCCATGGAGCAAATTTTTATCGGTATTATCCAGAAGTTCTTGTTTGCGATGCTGATAGATAACCTGGTTATTCAGTCGTGGAGCCATCGCCCGTTTACGTTGAGCGTCGGCGTGGTGATGTCGGCGGCTTACAGTGCGTATCTCTATTTTGATTTTGCCGGTTACAGCAATATGGCCATCGGTGCCGGGCGCTTATTCGGCCTGTCTCTTCCGGCAAACTTCAATATGCCTATTCTGGCTAAAAACCCGCAGGATTTCTGGCGCCGCTTCCACATTAGTTTGTCTGAGTGGCTAAGGGATGTGGTTTTTATGCCGATTTATATGAATCTGATGAAGATCGATTTTTTCCGACAAAATAAAACGCTGGCACAAAACATCGGTATATTTTGCACCCTGTTTTGTATGGGAGCATGGAACGGACTTGAACGGCACTATATCATCAGCGGCGCGCTGTTTGGCGCCATTTCGGTTGCACATAACATGTTGCAGTGGTCAGCCAAACGCAGTCCAACGCTCAGCAACTGGTTACATTATCCAGTGATTGTGTTTCTGGGACGAATGTTGACGCTGGCCAGCGCCGCTGTCTCCCTTTACATCTTTAGCGGAATGTCTCCACTATGA
- a CDS encoding AMP-binding protein: MNYLSELKELQDFLHTALLEPANPRQLAISGSDEALTWQQLSVAVTDWLQRYQDCQQPAGTPVVLYGHQQAEFAVAIYSCLLHNIPYVPVDCIYPQERLNEICRQAKAPYYYDVATRQFMTTGEAGQVLAEQDLAYIMFTSGSTGKPKGVQIGRESLWHFMKWVRQDFALPELPVLMNHAVFSFDLSLIPLLANLATGGHIVLNAKEDIAAENWLDRLKSNGVSVWVSTPSFAYQRLLSPQFNSDYLPDLGVFVFIGEVLNKALVKQLRRRFPHAKILNSYGPTEATIATTVIDITDEILNSENDLLPVGAMMPDSRMEITAEGELIIWGKNVMRGYLGLAQENAAKLLHRESEAFRGYKTGDLGYEVDGILYCQGRNDSQIKLNGYRIEINEIENRLLAMPDISEAVVLPLMKSGGGVLRIAAFCVTKMAPDAIKTSLSQVIPHYMVPSQIIIKDALPLNPNGKIDRKLLDTHARTN, from the coding sequence ATGAACTACCTCTCCGAGCTTAAGGAACTGCAAGATTTCTTGCACACAGCATTACTCGAGCCCGCGAACCCACGGCAACTGGCGATTAGCGGCAGCGACGAAGCATTGACCTGGCAACAGCTTTCCGTAGCCGTTACCGACTGGCTGCAGCGTTATCAGGATTGCCAGCAGCCTGCCGGTACTCCGGTAGTTCTATACGGGCATCAGCAGGCGGAATTTGCCGTAGCGATTTATAGCTGCCTGCTGCATAACATTCCCTACGTCCCGGTGGACTGTATCTATCCGCAGGAACGGCTCAACGAGATTTGCCGGCAGGCGAAAGCGCCTTACTACTATGATGTGGCGACACGGCAGTTTATGACCACCGGCGAGGCGGGGCAGGTGTTGGCCGAGCAGGATCTGGCTTATATCATGTTCACTTCCGGCAGTACCGGAAAGCCCAAAGGCGTTCAGATCGGGCGTGAAAGCCTGTGGCATTTCATGAAGTGGGTTCGTCAGGACTTTGCACTGCCTGAGTTGCCGGTGTTGATGAATCATGCGGTATTCAGCTTTGATCTGTCGTTGATTCCGTTACTGGCGAATCTGGCGACCGGGGGGCACATTGTCCTGAATGCGAAAGAGGATATCGCCGCGGAAAACTGGCTGGATCGGCTGAAAAGCAACGGCGTTTCCGTTTGGGTTTCCACGCCGTCTTTTGCCTACCAGCGGCTGCTTTCCCCGCAGTTCAACAGCGACTATTTGCCTGATCTCGGCGTTTTCGTGTTTATCGGTGAAGTATTAAACAAAGCGCTGGTCAAACAACTGCGCCGCCGCTTCCCGCACGCTAAAATTCTCAACTCCTATGGTCCAACCGAAGCGACCATCGCCACCACCGTCATCGACATTACCGATGAGATACTGAACAGTGAGAACGACCTGCTGCCGGTGGGGGCGATGATGCCGGACTCCAGAATGGAGATCACCGCAGAGGGTGAGCTGATTATCTGGGGTAAAAACGTGATGCGTGGTTACCTTGGGCTTGCGCAGGAGAACGCGGCGAAATTGCTGCACCGGGAGAGCGAGGCGTTCCGGGGTTATAAAACCGGCGATCTGGGCTACGAGGTTGACGGCATTCTGTATTGTCAGGGCCGCAACGACAGCCAGATCAAGCTGAATGGTTACCGCATTGAAATCAACGAGATTGAAAATCGTCTGCTGGCGATGCCGGACATTAGCGAAGCGGTAGTGTTGCCGTTAATGAAATCAGGGGGCGGCGTGTTGCGTATTGCGGCCTTCTGCGTGACGAAAATGGCCCCTGATGCGATTAAGACCTCACTTTCGCAGGTGATCCCGCACTACATGGTGCCCTCTCAAATTATTATTAAAGATGCGTTACCGCTGAATCCTAACGGTAAAATAGATCGTAAACTGCTGGATACTCATGCCCGCACTAATTAA
- a CDS encoding acyl carrier protein: MEQEILALFEKVLSRKVGFNDELIESDILDSILAVDLVMEVQDVYGCMIPPTEVANVLKTPADLARYIEEHRG; the protein is encoded by the coding sequence ATGGAACAAGAAATACTCGCCCTGTTTGAAAAGGTCTTATCCCGTAAAGTGGGGTTTAACGATGAGCTGATCGAGTCCGACATCCTCGACTCGATTCTGGCGGTCGATCTGGTGATGGAAGTGCAGGACGTGTACGGCTGCATGATCCCGCCGACTGAAGTCGCTAACGTTCTGAAGACCCCGGCGGATTTGGCTCGTTACATCGAAGAGCATCGCGGTTAA
- a CDS encoding sensor histidine kinase, translated as MYEFKLVLLLLQQMCVYLVIAYLLSKTPLFIPLMQVTVRLPHKLLCYAMFSMFCIMGTYFGLHVQDSIANTRAIGAVLGGLLGGPGVGILVGMTGGLHRYSLGGMTAFSCMVSTIVEGLLGGMAHRLLMRRGRVDRLFNPFTVAGVTFIAELLQMAIILLLARPFDDALTLVKDIAAPMIVTNSIGAAMFMRILLDRRAMFEKYTSAFSARALKIAACTEGILHQGFNEENSMRVAQVIYQEMDIGAVAITDREKLLAFIGIGDDHHLPGTPIASGHTRRAIEHNEVVYADGNETPYQCSLQSTCRLGSTLVIPLCGENQQVIGTIKLYEAKNRLFSSINRTFGEGIASLLAAQILAGQYERSKQMLTQSEIKLLHAQVNPHFLFNALNTLLAVIRRDSDQAGKLVQSLSTFFRKNLKRSEEVVTLADEVEHVNAYLQIEKARFQERLQIRFDLPAEFMSMRLPAFSLQPLVENAIKHGTAHLLGTGIITISASRLGERLLLSIEDNAGLYQPGTNCTGLGMNLVDKRIRIRYGNEYGLNVECEPDRYTHVHLTLPCEESH; from the coding sequence ATGTATGAGTTCAAACTGGTTTTACTGTTGCTCCAGCAGATGTGCGTCTATCTGGTAATCGCCTATTTGCTCAGTAAAACGCCGCTGTTCATCCCGCTGATGCAGGTCACGGTCCGGTTGCCGCATAAGCTGCTGTGCTATGCCATGTTTTCCATGTTCTGCATTATGGGCACCTATTTTGGCCTGCATGTGCAGGACTCCATCGCCAATACCCGTGCGATTGGCGCGGTGCTCGGCGGGCTGCTGGGTGGCCCTGGCGTCGGCATTCTGGTGGGAATGACCGGCGGGTTGCATCGCTATTCGCTGGGGGGGATGACCGCATTCAGTTGTATGGTGTCGACCATTGTCGAGGGGCTGCTGGGCGGCATGGCGCACCGCTTGCTGATGCGCCGGGGGCGGGTTGACCGGTTGTTTAACCCGTTTACCGTGGCAGGGGTGACCTTTATCGCTGAACTGCTGCAAATGGCGATCATTCTGTTGCTGGCCCGGCCGTTTGATGACGCGCTGACGTTGGTGAAAGACATTGCGGCACCGATGATCGTCACCAACAGTATCGGCGCGGCGATGTTCATGCGCATCCTGTTGGACCGGCGCGCCATGTTTGAAAAATATACCTCGGCATTTTCCGCCCGGGCGTTAAAAATCGCCGCCTGTACCGAAGGTATCCTGCATCAGGGGTTTAATGAAGAAAACAGTATGCGGGTGGCGCAGGTTATCTATCAGGAGATGGATATCGGCGCGGTGGCGATCACCGATCGTGAGAAACTGCTGGCTTTTATCGGCATCGGCGACGATCACCACCTGCCGGGAACGCCCATCGCCTCGGGCCATACCCGGCGCGCCATCGAACATAACGAGGTGGTCTACGCCGACGGCAACGAGACGCCGTATCAGTGCTCGCTGCAATCTACCTGTCGTCTCGGGTCGACGCTGGTGATCCCGCTGTGCGGCGAAAATCAGCAGGTGATCGGCACCATCAAGCTGTATGAGGCCAAAAACCGCCTGTTCAGCTCCATCAACCGCACCTTCGGCGAAGGCATCGCCAGCCTGCTGGCGGCACAAATCCTGGCCGGACAGTATGAGCGCAGCAAGCAGATGCTGACGCAATCGGAAATCAAACTACTGCATGCCCAGGTCAATCCACACTTTCTGTTTAACGCGCTCAATACACTGTTGGCGGTGATCCGCCGCGATAGTGACCAGGCGGGCAAGCTGGTGCAGTCGTTGTCGACGTTTTTCCGCAAAAACCTCAAACGTTCAGAAGAAGTCGTGACGCTGGCTGATGAGGTAGAGCATGTGAATGCTTACCTGCAAATCGAAAAGGCGCGCTTTCAGGAGCGGCTACAGATCCGTTTTGACCTGCCGGCGGAATTCATGTCGATGCGATTACCGGCATTTTCATTGCAGCCGCTGGTGGAAAATGCGATTAAACACGGAACCGCTCACCTGTTGGGCACCGGGATCATCACCATCAGCGCCAGTCGGCTTGGGGAGCGTCTGTTGTTAAGCATTGAAGATAACGCCGGTTTATACCAGCCGGGCACCAACTGCACCGGGCTGGGAATGAATCTGGTGGATAAACGTATCCGCATCCGCTACGGCAATGAATATGGTCTGAACGTGGAATGCGAGCCGGACCGTTATACCCATGTCCATCTGACGTTGCCCTGCGAGGAAAGCCACTGA